One window of the Rosa rugosa chromosome 3, drRosRugo1.1, whole genome shotgun sequence genome contains the following:
- the LOC133736145 gene encoding probable protein phosphatase 2C 55: MPSSYLSKLRTAVQRSIVGQEGVVHDSLEGLIGQGKLLFGNSRLFHSRPFSAISDLNAFLPPGTVVAARSDSQLVNQRTQISVVGEISRIISTPSVSGPSFQVCGYHIDSVLSDPSQFQTKAMALCGSRALVGGCSPDTLTSRRGLLSLLTESACTFYNNRSKSSDGCQKASMSLKNKGPPNTNATYGYFVYEVGKRWCSNFPINGLSSREFHNSSTCFSAGTAHDVSFDNSAPEEQLSSSTDSSDQKNTDAKSLKLSSGSCYLPHPDKEDTGGEDAHFICVNEQAIGVADGVGGWADHGVNSGLYSRELMSNSVTAVQEEPKGSVDPARVLEKAHSSTKARGSSTACIIALTEQGIHAINLGDSGFIVVRDGCTIFRSPVQQHDFNFTYQLENGVNSDLPSSGQVFTVPVAPGDVIVAGTDGLFDNLYNNEITAVVVHAMRAGLGPQVTAQKIAALARQRAQDRDRQTPFSTAAQDAGFRYYGGKLDDITVVVSYVTSSSDA, from the exons ATGCCATCTTCTTATTTATCGAAGCTTAGGACTGCAGTACAGAGATCGATTGTAGGCCAGGAAGGTGTTGTTCACGACTCGCTAGAGGGGCTAATTGGGCAAGGCAAATTGTTGTTTGGAAATTCTAGGCTGTTCCATTCGAGACCCTTTTCGGCTATTTCAGACCTGAATGCATTTCTGCCGCCGGGCACTGTTGTCGCTGCAAGGTCGGATTCGCAGTTAGTTAACCAGAGGACGCAGATTTCTGTTGTTGGGGAGATTTCGCGGATCATTTCAACTCCATCTGTGTCGGGGCCTTCGTTCCAAGTTTGTGGGTATCATATTGATTCTGTGCTTTCAGATCCCAGTCAGTTTCAGACTAAAGCCATGGCTTTGTGCGGTTCTAGAGCTCTAGTTGGGGGGTGTTCCCCGGATACTTTAACATCAAGGCGTGGGCTGCTTTCGTTGTTAACTGAAAGTGCTTGTACATTTTATAACAACAGAAGTAAAAGTTCTGATGGTTGCCAGAAAGCAAGCATGAGTTTGAAGAACAAGGGGCCTCCCAACACTAATGCAACTTATGGATATTTCGTATATGAAGTTGGGAAGAGATGGTGTAGTAACTTCCCAATAAATGGATTAAGCTCGAGAGAATTTCATAATTCTTCCACATGCTTCTCTGCTGGGACTGCCCACGATGTGTCTTTTGATAATTCTGCTCCTGAGGAGCAGCTTTCAAGTTCTACAGATTCATCAGATCA GAAGAACACAGATGCAAAGTCCTTAAAACTAAGTTCAGGATCATGCTACCTGCCCCATCCTGATAAAGAGGACACTGGCGGGGAGGATGCTCACTTCATATGTGTGAATGAACAAGCAATAGGGGTGGCAGATGGTGTTGGTGGCTGGGCAGATCATGGTGTTAACTCAGGATTGTATTCCCGAGAACTGATGTCTAATTCTGTAACAGCTGTTCAGGAGGAACCCAAAGGTTCAGTTGATCCTGCTAGGGTGTTGGAGAAAGCTCACTCCAGCACAAAAGCCAGAGGTTCCTCAACAGCATGCATCATAGCACTCACAGAACAG GGTATACATGCAATTAATTTAGGTGATAGTGGGTTTATAGTTGTTCGAGACGGGTGCACCATCTTCAGATCCCCTGTGCAGCAGCATGATTTCAATTTCACTTATCAACTGGAGAATGGAGTCAACAGTGATCTACCTAGCTCTGGCCAG GTTTTTACAGTTCCTGTTGCTCCTGGGGATGTTATAGTTGCTGGAACTGATGGCCTGTTTGACAACTTGTATAACAATGAGATTACTGCAGTTGTGGTTCATGCCATGAGAGCTGGATTAGGGCCTCAGGTGACAGCTCAAAAGATTGCAGCCTTGGCACGCCAACGAGCGCAGGACAGAGACCGGCAGACACCTTTCTCTACTGCTGCTCAAGATGCTGGGTTCCGTTACTATGGCGGCAAGCTCGATGATATCACTGTTGTAGTTTCCTATGTTACCAGTTCAAGCGATGCATGA